One genomic region from Xylocopa sonorina isolate GNS202 chromosome 8, iyXylSono1_principal, whole genome shotgun sequence encodes:
- the LOC143426091 gene encoding peptidyl-prolyl cis-trans isomerase-like 3, with product MSVTLHTDVGDIKIELFCELCPKTCENFLALCASNYYDNCLFHRNIKGFIVQTGDPTQTGKGGTSIWNRKLEDEFKEELKHNARGLVSMANNGPNTNGSQFFITYGPQPHLDLKYTLFGKVIDGLETLEQLEKLPVNPKNYRPLTETRINSVTIHANPLAG from the exons ATG AGCGTTACTTTACATACCGACGTTGGAGACATAAAAATAGAATTATTTTGTGAATTATGCCCAAAGACATGCGAG aATTTTCTTGCTTTGTGTGCTAGCAATTACTACGACAATTGTTTATTTCATAGAAATATAAAAGGTTTTATCGTTCAAACTGGGGATCCTACACAAACTGGTAAAGGTGGAACATCGATCTGGAATCGAAAATTAGAAGATGAAtttaaagaagaattaaaacatAATGCGAGAGGGCTTGTCTCTATGGCCAATAATGGTCCAAATACAAATGGAAGTCAGTTTTTTATAACATATGGACCTCAGCCGCACTTGGATCTAAAATATACTTTATTTGGAAA GGTAATAGATGGTTTGGAAACCCTCGAACAGTTGGAAAAGTTACCGGTAAATCCTAAGAACTATAGACCACTTACAGAGACTCGAATAAACAGCGTAACTATACATGCTAATCCTTTAGCAGGATAA
- the LOC143426092 gene encoding sarcosine dehydrogenase, mitochondrial-like: protein MFHSIKHKLHNVHIHCTRSITRRTPILLSRIQLPDHADVVIIGGGSAGCNALYQLGRRGMNAILLEKSKLTSGTTWHTAGLIWSMRSTNDTETELLKVTKHIVNSLEEETGINPGWINNGGLYTAHSNERLDECRRFVTASKAFGTEAHLISSREVKELFPLLNENNIQGAVYCPEDGVIDPTMLINALTKSAINNGCQIIENCPVTNILTKETIKNTRSVYGVETQHGIIKTNIVLNAAGAWSKNIANMIDVNIPLTPIKHAYIVTEPIEGLQMLPNIRDGDTSLYFRIQGSSMFIGAYEQNPTLLPSAPEQFSFGLYELDWNIFNTYFELMIQLIPKLSTTGIKATICGPESFTPDHRPIMGEDPRCSGFFYSCGYNSAGMMLGGGCGEQIAHWIINGRPDKYMFNYDIRRFLPEQRNNLIWINERSREAYATNYNIIFPHNQPLSGRNLKTNPFHNLLVERGAFMEECQGWERPAWFFLTGKERITPYDYNTHYNTERKPDDKYWMTLEKEYNFHFSPYNEIIREEALACRKNVALFDISHLGKFYLCGPDAQRAADYLFTANTNCNFNKTIYTCALNHAGGVEIVCTVTALKPGSSGIVHPIFKEQAFYIVSSSMSTYHTWAHINKVITEKGFDVSLDDVTEQIGILSVQGPNSRRLVETLIEDDISDESFKYSSTKLTKIKNEVIRLVRLSYVGELGFELHIPKSSCQLIYKTLINHGEPYNMKHAGYRALHSLSCEKGHLLWGSDLRTDDNPIEAGLDSACRKNGEYLGKIAVDRMRKTGIKKKLMRVHLKSNIPLWGSEVIYRNNRLVGYLRRTELSYSYGGTIGHGYIRHPNGENVTKEFVESGNYEVEAMGKRYAVVLYN, encoded by the exons ATGTTCCATTCGATAAAGCATAAg TTACATAATGTACATATACATTGCACAAGATCGATAACAAGAAGAACACCAATCTTATTGTCCAGAATACAATTACCTGATCACGCAGATGTTGTAATAATAG GTGGAGGTAGCGCAGGTTGCAATGCCCTTTATCAATTAGGGCGTCGTGGCATGAATGCAATACTGTTGGAAAAATCAAAATTAACGTCTGGCACAACATGGCATACTGCTGGCCTTATATGGAGTATGCGTAGTACAAATGATACAGAGACGGAGTTATTAAAAGTTACAAAACACATTGTTAATTCCCTGGAAGAAGAAACTGGAATTAATCCAGGATGGATAAATAACGGTGGTCTTTACACTGCGCATTCCAAT GAACGATTAGATGAATGCAGAAGATTTGTTACTGCTTCTAAAGCCTTTGGTACCGAGGCGCATCTAATTTCCTCTCGAGAAGTGAAAGAGTTATTCCCTTTATTAAATGAGAATAATATTCAGGGAGCTGTTTACTGTCCAGAAGATGGAGTTATTGATCCTACTATGTTAATAAATGCTCTGACGAAGTCAGCAATAAACAACGGTTGTCAG ATCATTGAAAATTGTCCAGTCACAAATATACTTACAAAAGAGACTATTAAAAATACTAGAAGCGTGTATGGTGTGGAAACACAGCATGGCATTATAAAGACAAATATTGTCCTAAACGCTGCTGGAGCTTGGTCGAAGAATATAGCAAACATGATAGACGTGAATATTCCTCTGACACCCATTAAGCACGCTTACATTGTTACAGAACCGATAGAAGGATTGCAAATGCTTCCAAATATTAGAGATGGTGATACCAGCTTGTATTTTCGTATACAGGGTAGTTCCATGTTTATAGgtgcatacgaacaaaatccTACTTTATTACCATCT GCTCCAGAACAATTTTCATTCGGTCTTTACGAATTAGATTGGAATATTTTCAATACATACTTTGAATTAATGATTCAATTAATTCCAAAACTATCAACAACTGGGATAAAAGCCACGATATGCGGACCAGAAAGTTTCACTCCTGATCACCGACCAATTATGG GTGAGGATCCCCGTTGTTctggattcttttattcttgcgGTTATAACAGCGCTGGAATGATGTTGGGAGGTGGATGCGGAGAGCAAATTGCACACTGGATAATTAATGGACGGCCCGACAAGTACATGTTCAATTATGATATCAGAAG ATTTTTACCAGAACAAAGAAACAATTTGATTTGGATAAATGAAAGATCTCGTGAAGCTTATGCAACAAATTACAATATTATATTTCCACATAATCAACCATTAAGTGGCAGAAATCTTAAAACAAATCCTTTTCATAAT TTACTTGTCGAAAGAGGCGCTTTTATGGAAGAATGTCAAGGCTGGGAGCGACCTGCATGGTTTTTTTTAACTGGAAAAGAAAGGATTACACCTTACGATTATAACACACATTACAATACGGAAAGGAAGCCGGATGACAAATATTGGATGACGTTAGAAAAAGAATATAACTTTCATTTTTCACCATACAACGAAATC ATTAGAGAAGAAGCTCTCGCTTGTCGTAAGAATGTGGCTTTGTTCGATATATCTCATCTTGGAAAATTTTATCTTTGCGGACCCGATGCCCAAAGGGCAGCAGATTATTTGTTCACAGCAAATACAAATTGCAATTTTAACAAAACAATATACACTTGCGCGTTGAATCATGCTGGGGGAGTAGAAATAGTTTGTACAGTTACGGCCCTGAAACCTGGTTCAAGCGGAATTGTACATCCAATATTTAAAGAACAAGCGTTTTACATTG TGTCAAGTAGCATGTCAACTTATCATACATGGGCTCATATAAATAAAGTAATAACGGAAAAAGGATTTGATGTATCTTTAGATGACGTTACTGAACAAATTGGCATTTTATCCGTGCAAGGACCTAATAG CCGACGTTTAGTGGAAACATTAATTGAAGACGATATCTCAGACGAATCTTTTAAATATTCATCTACAAAATTGACAAAAATTAAAAACGAAGTGATCCGTTTAGTTAGACTCAGTTATGTTGGAGAACTTGGGTTTGAGTTACATATTCCGAAATCATCGTGCCAACTAATTTATAAAACTTTAATAAATCATGGTGAGCCGTATAATATGAAGCATGCTGGTTATCGAGCACTGCACAGTCTTAGTTGTgaaaaag GTCATCTCCTTTGGGGATCGGATCTTAGAACAGATGATAATCCTATAGAAGCTGGACTTGATTCTGCCTGTCGCAAAAACGGTGAATATTTGGGTAAAATAGCCGTCGATCGAATGCGCAAAACtggaataaaaaagaaattgatGCGCGTTCATTTAAAGAG TAACATTCCATTGTGGGGTTCAGAAGTCATTTACAGAAATAACCGTCTTGTTGGTTATTTACGAAGAACAGAATTAAGTTACAGTTATGGGGGTACTATTGGGCATGG ATACATAAGACACCCAAATGGAGAAAATGTGACAAAGGAATTTGTAGAAAGTGGCAATTATGAGGTCGAGGCCATGGGAAAACGATACGCAGTGGTTCTTTACAACTAA